A genomic segment from Centroberyx gerrardi isolate f3 chromosome 22, fCenGer3.hap1.cur.20231027, whole genome shotgun sequence encodes:
- the amer2 gene encoding APC membrane recruitment protein 2: MEVQSECVEPPAAPPCDPQPTGKINKAAFKLFGKRRTGSGMASFFSFRNKGATNNGNSDNGNSVNGNSSAASAELVRSKTHDGLTGANNDADGQRAEGPGGREAVPVRSLSKSLSFFSLLRRGSMRASENGGAGLARRGRGLKGLFSSMRWRRKDKTSEGEGEVVEGRRARGGDVAPLDEVKDITLTLEPPPHQHQEDHGNSEVEPNLQAAETPVASVTMTPPHCVAMPGASGESDSVFPYTPTDSPLRPPISKAKASISSLTPSLATPPLDRCSAADPPSEPSVDRLCSLLFTDVTSLKSFDSLTGCGDIIADAEEEGPAGNGGSGTSSSSSGGGGGSVGGAGGGRASGIIGSASQRSPSKPPLPSQLTQPMFSAAPSSVPASLPARVRVTPPPQQHPAGSGVVAYMGGGEEMASPEGVDDADMQGLWHMLPSTGDNSPALPRSHQPPTTNPTATHPPRSASNTPGGHHPSAPRSADRKVPQVKALGLSKIPVVGAAGGRAAKPPLPHAHARHPASPGEKEPLSDEGYWDTPSATPTATPDEGGLQRNQRMALSRDSCSGDHLYDLYNDPEEEGEDEEQEGDEDLTSTPSPSTEYKLSPSSQTTPPSSSSSSSFRSMKGSTSLPRESKIPVSSRQTTPPHSVSQSALSSVLEADAPPPKTQAPAPARTRIPVSKVPVRRSGNKPGNTPRGSAHKK; this comes from the coding sequence ATGGAGGTGCAGTCGGAGTGCGTGGAGCCTCCCGCGGCCCCACCGTGTGACCCCCAGCCCACAGGGAAGATCAACAAAGCCGCCTTCAAGCTCTTCGGGAAACGGCGCACCGGCTCCGGTATGGCCAGCTTTTTCTCCTTCAGGAACAAAGGAGCCACGAACAACGGGAATTCTGACAACGGGAATTCTGTGAATGGGAACAGCTCGGCTGCATCTGCGGAGCTCGTTAGGAGCAAAACGCACGACGGGCTAACGGGCGCTAACAACGACGCCGACGGACAGAGAGCGGAGGGGCCGGGCGGCCGGGAGGCGGTGCCGGTGAGGTCTCTCAGCAAATCGCTGAGCTTCTTCTCTCTGCTCCGGCGTGGGAGTATGAGGGCGAGTGAGAACGGAGGGGCGGGGCTCgccaggagagggaggggcctGAAGGGCTTGTTCAGCAGCATGCGGTGGAGACGGAAGGATAAAACaagcgagggagagggggaggtggtggaggggaggCGGGCAAGGGGTGGGGATGTCGCCCCCTTGGATGAGGTGAAGGACATTACTCTCACCCTTGAGCCTCCTCCACACCAGCATCAGGAGGATCATGGGAATTCGGAGGTAGAACCCAACCTCCAGGCGGCGGAGACTCCCGTTGCCAGCGTTACCATGACACCCCCACACTGCGTTGCCATGCCAGGGGCGTCCGGTGAGTCGGACTCTGTCTTTCCTTACACACCCACCGACTCGCCGCTGCGTCCTCCCATCTCCAAAGCCAAAGCCTCAATCTCCagcctcaccccctccctcgCCACGCCCCCTTTGGACCGCTGCAGCGCGGCCGACCCGCCCTCGGAACCCTCGGTGGACCgcctctgctccctcctcttcaCCGACGTCACGTCCCTCAAGAGCTTCGATTCGCTGACGGGCTGCGGTGACATTATCGCTGacgcggaggaggaggggccgGCGGGCAACGGGGGCAGcggcaccagcagcagcagcagtgggggaggaggggggagtgtAGGAGGAGCGGGAGGCGGGAGAGCCTCTGGGATCATCGGTTCCGCGTCCCAACGGTCCCCGTCCAAACCCCCTCTGCCTTCCCAGCTGACCCAGCCCATGTTCTCCGCCGCCCCCAGCTCGGTGCCCGCCTCCCTCCCCGCCAGGGTGCGGGTGACCCCTCCGCCTCAGCAGCACCCGGCCGGTAGCGGGGTGGTGGCCTACATGGGCGGAGGGGAGGAAATGGCGAGCCCGGAAGGAGTGGACGACGCAGACATGCAGGGCCTCTGGCACATGCTGCCCTCCACGGGGGACAACTCCCCCGCTCTGCCCCGATCTCACCAACCCCCCACCACCAACCCCACCGCCACCCACCCCCCTCGCTCCGCCTCCAACACCCCCGGCGGCCACCACCCCTCGGCGCCCCGGAGCGCAGACCGGAAGGTTCCCCAGGTCAAAGCGCTGGGGCTCAGTAAGATTCCTGTGGTCGGGGCAGCGGGAGGCCGGGCAGCAAAGCCCCCGCTGCCTCACGCACACGCCCGCCATCCCGCATCGCCCGGTGAGAAGGAGCCACTCAGCGACGAGGGCTACTGGGACACGCCCTCGGCCACGCCCACGGCGACGCCCGACGAGGGCGGGCTGCAGCGGAACCAGAGGATGGCCCTATCAAGAGACAGCTGCTCCGGCGACCACCTCTACGACCTCTACAACGACCcggaagaggaaggggaggacgaagagcaggagggagacGAAGATCTAACCAGCACTCCTTCGCCCTCCACCGAATACAAACTGAGCCCCTCCTCCCAAACCACccctccgtcctcctcctcttcctcctccttccgaTCCATGAAAGGCAGCACCAGCCTGCCCCGGGAATCCAAGATCCCGGTCAGTAGCAGACAGACCACGCCCCCGCACTCTGTAAGCCAGTCAGCTCTCTCGTCTGTCCTAGAGGCCGATGCCCCTCCGCCAAAGACCCAAGCGCCTGCCCCGGCTCGCACTAGAATCCCCGTTTCCAAGGTGCCCGTCCGTCGCTCTGGAAACAAACCTGGCAACACACCCAGAGGATCCGCCCACAAGAAGTAG